The Crocosphaera subtropica ATCC 51142 genome includes a window with the following:
- a CDS encoding WD40 repeat domain-containing protein, with amino-acid sequence MFGLTNLSTLFELHWTGQLSDYVTDLAWSNRDYLAASSGAGEVLLWNLKTEEPRLILSPQETSIDCLEFSHDGQFLAAAGQEGKVKIWTIKPHLELIDSWGKQGQWIDHLAWHPTKHQLAFSLGRYVQIVDVLAEEIIATLPFETSSVLGMSWHPSGENLAVAGNGGVKIWNANQWEDDPIVVEMAAACMAIAWSKDGEYLAASCLDNTVLVWRWQEEIPWRMTGFGGKIRHLTWSNITSGIAPLLAVACLEEIVVWKKEKNDEEGWLSWGLIGHENTITDITFQPNSLLLGSVGEDGQLLLWQKAKQLSQRSQETLEGFSKLEWHSSGQTLAIGGQKGGLFILKKSYRGRGFG; translated from the coding sequence GTGTTTGGTTTAACCAATCTATCCACTTTATTTGAGTTACACTGGACAGGTCAACTCTCAGATTATGTAACCGATTTGGCCTGGTCAAATAGGGATTATTTAGCAGCCAGTTCTGGGGCAGGAGAGGTATTATTATGGAATCTTAAAACCGAAGAACCTAGGTTAATTTTATCTCCTCAAGAAACATCAATTGATTGCTTAGAATTTTCCCATGACGGGCAATTTTTGGCTGCAGCAGGACAAGAAGGAAAGGTAAAAATCTGGACGATTAAGCCTCACCTTGAGTTAATTGATAGTTGGGGAAAACAAGGCCAATGGATTGATCATTTAGCTTGGCATCCGACTAAACATCAACTCGCTTTTAGTTTAGGCCGTTATGTACAAATTGTAGATGTTTTAGCTGAAGAAATTATCGCTACTTTACCTTTTGAAACCTCTTCTGTCTTAGGGATGAGTTGGCATCCTTCGGGTGAAAATTTAGCAGTTGCTGGTAATGGTGGGGTTAAAATTTGGAATGCTAATCAATGGGAAGATGACCCGATTGTAGTGGAAATGGCTGCAGCTTGTATGGCGATCGCTTGGTCAAAGGATGGAGAGTATTTGGCTGCTAGTTGTTTAGATAATACGGTATTAGTTTGGCGTTGGCAAGAGGAAATTCCTTGGCGAATGACAGGGTTCGGGGGAAAAATTCGTCATCTAACTTGGTCTAATATTACATCAGGAATTGCCCCATTATTAGCTGTTGCTTGTTTGGAGGAAATTGTTGTTTGGAAAAAAGAAAAAAATGACGAAGAAGGTTGGTTATCATGGGGGTTAATCGGTCATGAAAATACTATTACCGATATCACGTTTCAACCGAATAGTTTATTATTAGGATCAGTGGGAGAAGATGGACAATTATTATTATGGCAAAAAGCGAAACAATTAAGCCAACGTTCACAAGAAACTTTAGAAGGATTTTCTAAGTTAGAATGGCATTCTTCAGGTCAAACATTAGCGATCGGGGGACAAAAGGGAGGATTATTTATTTTGAAAAAATCTTATCGAGGTCGAGGATTTGGATAA
- a CDS encoding metallo-dependent phosphatase — protein sequence MWAILTGIEGNLTAYEAVIQDIQEQTVPVEELYILGDLVGIHPETEQLVHRIRNPRSDELFPQVCRGWWEEQCLILHGLGATAEPTELLEQYGVDTAKQLWDKVSRDTIQWLRNLDFGFVELDCLLIHGSSVSVSEELTPKTSPWQLLDRLQRMGVNSLFCGRSGQTFDYQLQEAAITTSVTTLDSQHPSQTIETTQRRIIGVGNVGRTPHQAIYTLYNPYSNALKFRTVAY from the coding sequence ATGTGGGCAATTTTAACTGGCATTGAAGGTAATTTAACCGCTTATGAGGCGGTGATTCAGGATATTCAAGAACAAACGGTTCCGGTGGAAGAATTATATATTCTGGGTGATTTAGTGGGAATTCACCCAGAAACAGAGCAATTAGTTCATCGCATCCGTAATCCTCGTTCTGATGAATTATTCCCCCAAGTGTGTCGGGGATGGTGGGAAGAACAGTGTTTAATTTTGCATGGGTTAGGGGCAACTGCTGAACCGACAGAACTCCTCGAACAATATGGAGTGGATACTGCTAAACAATTGTGGGATAAGGTTTCACGGGACACAATACAATGGCTGAGAAACCTAGATTTTGGCTTCGTTGAATTAGATTGTTTGCTCATTCATGGCAGTAGTGTCAGTGTAAGCGAGGAACTGACTCCAAAAACCTCCCCTTGGCAACTATTAGATCGTCTGCAACGGATGGGGGTTAATTCTTTATTTTGTGGACGTTCCGGCCAAACCTTTGACTATCAACTACAAGAAGCAGCAATTACCACCAGTGTAACCACACTGGATAGTCAACACCCTTCTCAAACCATAGAAACGACCCAACGGCGAATTATTGGGGTGGGCAATGTGGGACGAACCCCCCATCAAGCAATTTATACCCTGTATAACCCTTATAGCAATGCTCTGAAGTTTAGAACAGTTGCCTATTAA
- a CDS encoding CobW family GTP-binding protein has protein sequence MKSLTFSLSDSLPTIPNIGMPVTIITGFLGSGKTTLLNHILTQQDGLKAAVLVNEFGEIGIDNQLIVSTEDNMVELNNGCICCTINEDLVQAVFKIWQRQKDLDYLVVETTGIADPRPLALTFLGTDLREITRLDSIITVVDCENFSLDYFKDSQVAINQIAYGDIILLNKIDLVETSVVDRIETKIRELREGVRILRTTKAKVPLPLILSVGLFEQNSSFQSYKIRDKHEHHLENDGFVSLAFESERPFSIRKFQYFLDNQLPDTVFRGKGFIWFDISDLRHIFHLSGKRFMIDDDVWKENPKTQLVFIGRNLDTDRMRSHLEACLIDDH, from the coding sequence ATGAAATCTTTAACCTTTTCTCTCTCAGATTCCCTGCCCACTATTCCTAACATCGGAATGCCAGTCACCATAATAACGGGATTTTTAGGCAGTGGAAAAACAACTTTACTTAATCATATTTTGACACAACAAGATGGATTAAAAGCAGCCGTCTTAGTGAATGAATTTGGCGAAATTGGTATTGACAATCAATTAATTGTCTCTACGGAAGATAATATGGTGGAATTGAACAATGGTTGTATTTGCTGCACAATTAATGAAGATTTAGTTCAGGCAGTTTTTAAAATTTGGCAACGTCAAAAAGACCTCGATTATCTTGTGGTAGAAACGACAGGAATAGCTGATCCTCGCCCGCTTGCTCTCACTTTTTTGGGGACAGATTTGCGAGAAATAACACGCCTTGATTCAATTATTACAGTGGTTGATTGCGAAAATTTTAGCTTAGACTACTTTAAAGATAGTCAAGTAGCCATTAATCAAATTGCCTATGGAGATATTATATTACTGAACAAAATTGATTTAGTTGAAACTTCCGTTGTTGATAGAATTGAAACAAAAATTCGTGAACTAAGGGAAGGAGTCAGAATTTTACGAACCACTAAAGCCAAAGTGCCTTTACCTTTGATTTTAAGTGTCGGATTATTTGAACAAAATAGCTCTTTTCAGTCTTATAAAATAAGAGATAAACATGAACATCATCTAGAAAACGATGGTTTTGTTTCTCTAGCTTTTGAGAGTGAACGACCTTTTAGTATTCGGAAATTTCAGTATTTTCTCGATAACCAATTGCCCGATACTGTCTTTCGAGGCAAGGGGTTTATTTGGTTTGATATTAGTGATTTACGTCATATTTTTCATCTCAGTGGCAAACGATTTATGATTGATGATGATGTCTGGAAAGAAAACCCGAAAACGCAATTAGTTTTTATTGGTCGCAATTTGGATACCGACAGGATGCGATCGCATTTAGAAGCTTGTCTAATAGATGATCATTAA
- the sixA gene encoding phosphohistidine phosphatase SixA — translation MTQLYLIRHGIAVERNNSIQDEVRPLTELGKEKTQKVAQRLKEVKIKFDIILTSPLLRAHQTATILQNAGLTDRLEEFIPLSPGGSLQLWVDWWLNSHYHHDQSTIALVGHQPDLSNWAEIFLWGDTQGILVVKKAGIIGLNLPTSINPIGESELFLLTPPKFFI, via the coding sequence ATGACACAACTCTATCTTATTCGTCATGGCATTGCAGTAGAACGAAACAACTCTATTCAGGACGAAGTCCGTCCTTTAACGGAACTGGGAAAGGAAAAAACCCAGAAAGTGGCTCAACGGTTGAAAGAAGTTAAGATTAAATTTGATATTATTTTGACCAGTCCCCTACTCAGAGCGCATCAAACTGCTACAATCTTACAAAACGCAGGCTTAACTGATAGATTAGAAGAATTTATCCCCCTTTCTCCAGGGGGAAGTCTTCAGCTTTGGGTTGATTGGTGGCTAAATTCTCATTATCATCACGATCAAAGTACCATCGCCCTTGTGGGTCATCAACCCGACTTAAGCAATTGGGCAGAAATCTTCCTTTGGGGTGATACTCAAGGTATCTTGGTGGTCAAAAAAGCAGGAATCATCGGCTTAAATTTACCAACCTCCATCAACCCCATCGGGGAAAGTGAGTTATTTTTATTAACTCCCCCGAAGTTTTTTATTTAG
- a CDS encoding CobW family GTP-binding protein, with protein sequence MVAVEGLNSIPVTVLTGYLGAGKTTLLNRILTHEHGKKVAVIVNEFGEVGIDHQLVINADEEIFEMNNGCICCTVRGDLIRIISNLMKRRNKFDHLVIETTGLADPAPVIQTFFVDEDMRDKIQLDAVVTVIDAKHIEQHWDADEAQEQIAFADIILLNKIDLVTSEELNQLEKKLREINRMAKIYQTQNTEIAMNYLLGVQAFNLNYALEIDPNFLSEDAHEHDNSVYSVAFIESGQLDMEKVSNWISNLLRTQGQDIFRMKGILNIAGMNERLVLQGVHMLLNAKPDRLWKPEEIRRNELVFIGRNLDEMQLKEELKACLV encoded by the coding sequence ATGGTAGCCGTAGAAGGATTAAACAGTATCCCTGTAACGGTTTTAACGGGATACCTAGGGGCAGGAAAAACCACCCTCTTGAATCGTATTCTCACCCATGAACACGGTAAAAAAGTAGCGGTTATTGTCAATGAATTTGGAGAAGTTGGCATTGATCATCAATTAGTTATTAATGCTGATGAAGAAATCTTTGAAATGAACAATGGCTGTATTTGTTGTACCGTTCGGGGGGATTTAATTCGGATTATTAGTAATTTGATGAAACGACGGAATAAATTTGATCATCTTGTCATTGAAACCACCGGTTTAGCCGATCCTGCCCCAGTCATTCAAACCTTTTTTGTGGATGAAGATATGAGGGATAAAATACAATTAGATGCCGTTGTAACTGTCATTGATGCGAAACATATAGAACAGCATTGGGATGCAGATGAAGCGCAAGAACAGATAGCGTTTGCTGATATTATTTTGCTCAATAAAATTGATTTAGTAACCTCAGAAGAACTCAATCAATTAGAGAAAAAACTTCGAGAAATTAATCGTATGGCGAAAATATATCAAACCCAAAATACTGAAATTGCCATGAATTATTTGTTAGGGGTTCAAGCTTTTAATTTAAACTACGCCCTAGAAATTGATCCCAATTTTCTATCAGAAGATGCCCATGAACATGATAATTCTGTCTATTCTGTTGCTTTTATAGAATCAGGACAATTAGATATGGAAAAAGTCAGTAATTGGATCAGTAATTTATTAAGAACTCAAGGGCAAGATATCTTTAGAATGAAGGGAATTCTTAATATTGCAGGGATGAATGAAAGATTAGTTTTACAAGGGGTTCATATGTTGTTAAACGCTAAACCCGATCGCCTTTGGAAACCTGAAGAAATTCGCAGAAATGAATTAGTTTTTATTGGTCGTAATTTAGATGAAATGCAGTTAAAAGAGGAGTTAAAAGCGTGTTTGGTTTAA
- a CDS encoding metal ABC transporter permease: MINLLLEPLTFEFMRNALIIIILLGILCAITGSYLIVQKMGLLGDVIAHAVLPGLAIAFYLGIDIFLGAFISGLLSTLVISWIQSQSKIKVDVAMALVFSGFLALGIMLITLLKSKIDLHSFLFGDILGVTKNDFFRTLIIVVFIVIFVKLFYKELLFYTFNPLGAQAMGLPVKWIHLGLISAITLTIIASMQAVGVVLVVSLLVGPSITAYLLVKELHQMMIIGGIIGSLSGIIGIYLSYYLNVPSGAAIVLVVTGLFLLALLVSPSQGILTRPEVIYRGKQLLDQLTKFNQ, encoded by the coding sequence ATGATTAATTTATTACTCGAACCCCTAACCTTTGAATTTATGAGAAATGCCCTAATAATTATTATTTTATTGGGAATTCTTTGTGCCATTACAGGGAGTTATTTAATTGTCCAAAAGATGGGATTATTAGGGGATGTTATTGCCCATGCTGTGTTACCCGGATTAGCGATCGCCTTTTATTTAGGGATAGATATTTTTTTAGGGGCATTTATTTCGGGACTCTTAAGTACCTTAGTTATTTCTTGGATTCAATCTCAATCTAAAATTAAAGTTGATGTAGCGATGGCGTTAGTTTTTTCTGGCTTTTTAGCGTTAGGAATTATGTTAATTACTTTATTAAAAAGTAAGATTGATCTCCATAGTTTTTTGTTTGGTGATATTCTTGGTGTAACCAAAAATGATTTTTTTAGAACTTTAATTATTGTTGTTTTTATTGTAATTTTTGTCAAGCTTTTTTATAAAGAATTATTATTTTATACCTTCAATCCTTTGGGCGCACAAGCGATGGGATTACCTGTTAAATGGATTCATTTAGGTTTAATTTCTGCCATTACTTTAACGATTATTGCTAGTATGCAAGCGGTGGGGGTTGTGTTAGTGGTTTCTTTATTAGTAGGTCCAAGTATCACTGCTTATTTATTGGTTAAAGAACTCCATCAAATGATGATCATTGGTGGTATTATTGGCAGTTTAAGTGGCATTATAGGAATTTATCTCAGTTACTACTTAAATGTGCCTTCAGGGGCAGCCATTGTGTTAGTAGTAACAGGTTTATTTTTATTAGCTTTATTAGTGAGTCCTTCTCAGGGAATTTTAACTCGTCCTGAAGTTATTTATAGAGGTAAACAGCTTTTAGATCAATTAACAAAATTCAATCAATAA
- a CDS encoding mechanosensitive ion channel family protein, whose translation MNQIVDTIFNSINDLVASAIKGIPAVIAALIILFLTKFVADFVSQLANKIGEKTIKSHSLQLLLAKATHVLVWVAGILFAAVVAFPGLRLGDIIATLGLSSVAIGFAFQDIFKNFLAGILLLAQEPFRINDQIIVENYEGTVESINIRTTQIRTYQGERILLPNSTVFTSAVQVRTAFNYRRTDLGVGVDYNTSLPQAKSILLRIVHDLEGILEHPEPEVDLVSFGDSSIDLIVRYWTAPSQAIVRRIQSQTIIAIKAAFDAEDINIPYPIRTVYHYDQQEFNDYLPNESNNSKEYANHS comes from the coding sequence ATGAATCAAATTGTAGACACAATTTTCAATAGTATAAATGATCTTGTTGCTAGTGCTATTAAAGGGATTCCGGCAGTTATAGCTGCACTTATTATTCTTTTTCTAACCAAATTTGTAGCCGACTTTGTTTCCCAGTTAGCCAATAAGATTGGGGAAAAAACCATTAAAAGCCATTCTTTACAACTACTTTTAGCAAAAGCAACCCATGTATTAGTTTGGGTAGCTGGTATTCTTTTTGCTGCAGTGGTGGCATTTCCTGGATTAAGATTAGGTGATATTATTGCTACATTAGGACTCAGTTCAGTTGCCATTGGTTTTGCTTTTCAAGACATTTTCAAGAACTTTTTAGCTGGTATTCTTTTACTCGCACAAGAACCTTTCCGCATTAACGACCAAATCATCGTTGAAAATTACGAGGGAACCGTAGAATCTATCAATATTCGTACAACCCAAATCCGAACCTATCAAGGAGAAAGGATTTTATTGCCTAATTCTACCGTATTTACCAGTGCAGTTCAAGTGAGAACGGCTTTCAATTACCGTCGCACAGATTTAGGGGTTGGAGTCGATTATAATACCAGTTTACCTCAAGCAAAATCTATTTTATTAAGAATAGTTCATGATCTCGAAGGCATATTAGAACATCCTGAACCCGAAGTTGATTTAGTTAGTTTTGGAGACAGTTCTATTGATTTAATTGTACGCTATTGGACAGCCCCTTCCCAAGCAATAGTAAGACGAATTCAAAGTCAAACCATTATCGCTATTAAAGCAGCTTTTGACGCAGAAGATATTAATATTCCCTATCCCATTCGTACCGTTTATCATTACGATCAACAGGAATTTAATGACTATCTTCCTAACGAATCTAACAATTCAAAGGAATACGCTAACCATAGCTAA
- a CDS encoding CobW family GTP-binding protein, which produces MNSLTFSLSDTLPTIPKTGMPVTIITGFLGSGKTTLLNQILDNKEGLKVAVLVNEFGDINIDSQLLVSVEEDMVELGNGCICCTINDSLIEAVYRVLEKENKVDYLIIETTGLADPLPIILTFLGTELKFLTRIDSIITVVDAETFTPEHFNSDAALSQIRYGDMVILNKIDRVKSLKIKELEKFIKNIKFGARILTSEYGKVPLNFLLDIGLTQEDSYQTQLRNFQRDHKDYSHHLETDGFMAVSFMSDKPFDVEKFEYFLTEQMPLEVFRAKGILRFSNSELRHIFQLSGPRYDLTADEWENAPSNQLVFIGRNLDKKAIISQLNDCLVIS; this is translated from the coding sequence ATGAATTCTTTAACATTCTCTCTCTCAGACACCCTACCCACCATTCCCAAAACCGGAATGCCAGTCACCATAATCACGGGATTTTTGGGCAGTGGAAAAACTACATTACTTAATCAAATTCTCGATAACAAAGAAGGTTTGAAAGTAGCCGTTTTAGTCAATGAATTTGGTGATATTAATATTGACTCTCAATTATTAGTATCCGTTGAAGAAGATATGGTAGAATTAGGAAATGGTTGTATTTGTTGTACTATTAATGATAGTTTAATCGAAGCAGTTTATCGAGTTTTAGAAAAAGAAAATAAAGTCGATTATCTAATTATTGAAACCACAGGGTTAGCCGACCCTTTGCCAATTATCTTGACTTTTTTGGGGACAGAATTAAAGTTTCTGACTCGTATTGATAGCATTATTACAGTGGTTGATGCGGAAACCTTTACTCCAGAACATTTCAATAGTGATGCAGCTTTAAGTCAAATTCGTTATGGCGATATGGTTATCCTCAATAAAATTGATCGAGTTAAATCCTTAAAAATAAAAGAATTAGAAAAATTTATTAAAAATATTAAATTTGGAGCCAGAATTTTAACAAGTGAATATGGGAAAGTTCCTCTCAATTTTTTATTGGATATTGGCTTAACTCAGGAAGATTCTTATCAAACACAACTTCGTAACTTTCAACGAGATCATAAAGATTATAGTCATCATCTGGAAACAGATGGATTTATGGCTGTTTCTTTTATGAGTGATAAACCCTTTGATGTGGAAAAGTTTGAGTATTTTCTCACTGAACAAATGCCTCTAGAAGTATTTCGTGCTAAAGGAATACTTCGGTTTAGTAATAGTGAGTTAAGACATATTTTTCAATTAAGTGGTCCTCGCTACGATCTGACTGCTGATGAATGGGAAAATGCGCCGAGTAATCAACTGGTTTTTATTGGACGTAATTTAGACAAAAAAGCCATAATTTCTCAGTTAAATGATTGTTTAGTTATTTCTTAA
- the hemB gene encoding porphobilinogen synthase — protein sequence MVAPHPLIHRPRRLRRTEALRRLVKETELTVNDLIYPVFVMEGENIKQEIPSMPQCYRYSLDLLLKELQDVVNLGIKAIALFPLIADEKKDNQGTESYNPNGLVQRTVKAIKQEIPQLIVITDVALDPYSPYGHDGIVENGQILNDETVEVLVKMALSHAEAGADLVAPSDMMDGRIGAIRRALDVEGWINVGILAYSAKYASAYYGPFRDALASAPKFGDKQTYQMDIANSREAIKEIALDIEEGADLLMIKPALAYLDIIRRVRDYTHLPVVAYNVSGEYAMIKAAGQQGWIDEKKVILETLTSMKRAGADLILTYFAKEVALMLHH from the coding sequence ATGGTTGCACCTCACCCCCTCATTCATCGTCCTCGTCGTTTACGTCGTACTGAAGCCTTACGTCGTCTGGTAAAAGAAACAGAATTAACGGTTAATGACCTGATTTATCCCGTATTTGTGATGGAGGGAGAAAATATCAAGCAAGAAATCCCTTCTATGCCCCAATGCTACCGTTATTCTCTTGATTTACTCCTCAAAGAGTTACAAGATGTAGTTAATTTAGGGATTAAAGCGATCGCCTTATTTCCCCTCATTGCGGATGAAAAGAAGGATAATCAAGGAACGGAAAGTTATAACCCTAATGGGCTAGTTCAACGCACTGTTAAAGCTATTAAACAAGAAATTCCTCAATTAATCGTGATTACTGATGTGGCTTTAGATCCCTATTCTCCCTATGGTCATGATGGTATTGTGGAAAATGGGCAAATTCTCAACGATGAAACGGTTGAAGTGTTGGTAAAAATGGCCCTATCCCATGCCGAAGCAGGAGCAGATTTAGTAGCACCTTCTGATATGATGGATGGTAGAATCGGGGCAATTCGCAGGGCTTTAGACGTTGAGGGCTGGATTAATGTAGGGATTCTTGCTTATTCTGCAAAATACGCCTCTGCTTATTATGGTCCGTTTCGGGATGCTTTAGCTTCAGCCCCTAAATTTGGTGATAAACAGACCTATCAGATGGATATTGCCAATAGTAGAGAAGCGATCAAAGAAATTGCTCTAGATATTGAAGAAGGGGCGGATTTACTGATGATTAAACCCGCTTTAGCCTATTTAGATATTATTCGTCGGGTACGAGACTATACCCATTTGCCGGTGGTTGCCTATAATGTCAGTGGCGAATATGCCATGATTAAGGCCGCTGGTCAACAGGGTTGGATCGATGAAAAGAAAGTGATCCTCGAAACCTTAACCAGTATGAAACGGGCCGGGGCTGATTTGATTTTGACCTATTTTGCTAAAGAAGTGGCGTTAATGTTGCATCATTAA
- a CDS encoding metal ABC transporter ATP-binding protein, whose translation MLEVQHLAVNYRGVVAVENISFCLQPGEIVGIIGPNGAGKSSLIKGILGLVPVDRGNVKFRSRSLSKQLAQVAYIPQRSQIDWDYPITVQNVVMMARIRHTGLFKSISRHSKLIVQKALMRVGMWELKDRPIGELSGGQQQRVFLAQALAQEAELFLFDEPFIGVDKKTEAMLFEVFDELKSSGKLLLVVGHELRETAREYDRFLLINKTLIANGSPREVITAENIQEAYGDNVIFLHRSPNNVSSGIC comes from the coding sequence ATGTTAGAAGTCCAGCATCTGGCAGTTAACTACCGAGGGGTGGTGGCTGTAGAAAATATCAGCTTTTGTTTACAACCTGGGGAAATTGTCGGGATTATTGGGCCAAATGGAGCGGGAAAAAGCTCTTTAATCAAAGGTATCTTAGGATTAGTCCCTGTAGATCGAGGAAACGTCAAATTTCGTTCTCGTTCCTTATCGAAACAATTGGCACAAGTTGCTTATATTCCCCAAAGAAGCCAAATTGACTGGGATTATCCCATTACTGTGCAGAATGTGGTCATGATGGCCAGAATTCGCCATACAGGGTTATTTAAGTCGATTTCTCGTCACTCTAAACTGATCGTTCAAAAAGCTTTGATGCGAGTGGGAATGTGGGAATTAAAAGATCGTCCTATTGGAGAGTTATCAGGGGGACAGCAACAACGGGTGTTTTTAGCCCAAGCATTAGCCCAAGAAGCAGAATTATTCTTATTTGATGAACCCTTTATTGGGGTTGATAAAAAAACCGAGGCTATGCTTTTTGAAGTGTTTGATGAGTTAAAATCATCAGGAAAACTTCTCTTAGTAGTGGGCCATGAATTACGGGAAACAGCAAGAGAATATGATCGATTTTTATTAATAAATAAAACTTTAATTGCGAATGGTTCTCCCAGGGAAGTTATTACGGCTGAGAATATTCAAGAAGCGTATGGAGATAATGTTATTTTCTTACATCGTAGTCCTAATAATGTTTCCTCTGGAATCTGTTGA
- the ruvX gene encoding Holliday junction resolvase RuvX: protein MERISALGLDVGKKRIGVAGCDGTGLIATGLTTIERQSFPQDVQQLEALVKEREVQLLVIGLPYSMDGTIGFQAKKVQKFAKRLSTALELPIEYIDERLTSVEAETHLKSQKKYSRYNKGLVDRLAATIILQQWLDQRRASLI, encoded by the coding sequence ATGGAGCGAATTTCTGCATTAGGGTTGGATGTGGGTAAAAAACGTATTGGGGTAGCAGGGTGTGACGGGACAGGGTTAATTGCCACGGGGTTAACCACCATCGAACGTCAATCATTTCCCCAAGATGTGCAGCAGTTAGAAGCATTGGTCAAAGAACGGGAGGTACAACTGTTAGTCATTGGTCTTCCCTACTCTATGGACGGAACTATAGGTTTTCAAGCCAAAAAAGTTCAAAAATTCGCAAAACGCCTCTCCACAGCCCTAGAATTACCCATAGAATACATCGATGAACGACTCACCTCCGTTGAAGCAGAAACTCACTTAAAGTCGCAAAAAAAGTATTCTCGTTACAATAAAGGGTTAGTCGATCGCCTAGCAGCGACCATCATTTTACAACAGTGGTTAGATCAGCGTCGTGCGTCTCTAATTTAG
- a CDS encoding metal ABC transporter solute-binding protein, Zn/Mn family, translating to MLSLFKLSHPLIPCTLLMGLVGCTTSEPEAVTPTDNRPLVVATTSILCDLTEQLAQETINLQCLIGPGVDPHVYQPTPEDRQAIDKAQLILYGGYNFDASLIKLIEASNNAAPKIAVHEQAVSQPLMGKEHDHGHQHEHQHEHDHLTETVPDPHIWHNANNGIKIVQVISQQLETLQPNYTEQYEINQRQITQELAAIHSWIKEQIATIPVRQRKLVTTHDALGYYVNAYDLTFEGALEGFSTEESPTASRVSELVKDVKKTQVPTIFTENTVNPKLIETVAKEANVKVSQQKLYTDGLGQKGTTGDSYQKMLISNTQTIVTGLGGNYQPFQYQ from the coding sequence ATGTTAAGTCTTTTCAAATTAAGTCATCCCTTAATTCCTTGCACCCTATTAATGGGGTTAGTTGGCTGTACGACCTCCGAACCAGAGGCTGTTACTCCTACGGATAATCGTCCCTTAGTGGTAGCAACCACCAGTATCTTGTGCGATCTTACTGAACAACTGGCACAAGAAACCATTAATCTCCAATGTTTAATCGGTCCAGGGGTTGATCCTCATGTGTATCAACCCACTCCAGAGGATAGACAGGCCATTGATAAAGCTCAATTAATTTTATATGGGGGTTATAATTTCGATGCAAGCTTAATCAAATTAATCGAAGCCAGTAATAATGCTGCACCCAAAATAGCGGTTCATGAACAAGCTGTTTCTCAACCTTTGATGGGAAAAGAACATGATCATGGACATCAACATGAACATCAACATGAACATGATCACCTTACAGAAACTGTTCCCGATCCTCATATTTGGCATAATGCTAATAATGGCATAAAAATAGTGCAAGTTATTAGCCAACAATTAGAAACTTTGCAACCGAATTATACTGAACAGTATGAAATAAATCAGCGTCAAATAACTCAAGAATTAGCTGCAATTCACAGTTGGATTAAAGAACAAATTGCCACTATTCCTGTCAGACAACGAAAATTAGTGACGACCCACGACGCATTAGGCTACTATGTTAATGCTTATGATTTAACCTTTGAAGGAGCCTTAGAGGGATTTAGTACAGAAGAGTCTCCTACAGCTTCACGAGTTAGTGAACTGGTCAAAGATGTGAAAAAAACCCAAGTTCCTACTATTTTTACAGAAAATACAGTCAATCCTAAATTAATTGAAACGGTAGCCAAAGAAGCCAATGTTAAGGTTTCTCAGCAAAAACTGTATACTGACGGGTTAGGACAAAAAGGAACAACCGGAGATAGTTATCAAAAAATGTTAATCTCTAATACCCAAACCATTGTGACAGGACTAGGTGGAAATTATCAGCCTTTTCAATATCAGTAG